TTTGATTGATGCACACTGGAGAATACAGTACATCTAGAGTCTGCTGACGATACAAATATCTTGGAAGTATCACCTTCTGGAATCCGAGTGCCAGGTTTTAATTTCCTATAGAAGAATTCATTAAAGGTCTTGTAATTCGCATTTTCACACTCTGACATGTTCAAAGAATGATACTTAATAAAAGACTCAATTTGCTTGACAGATGATGgatcatcaaattttttgCCCTGCCGGATGGAAAGTGTCTTCAACAATTGCCTAAAATTCTTCGATTGTTTGCCCTTACCATTGTAAATGATTCTCATACCAAGTTTAACATGAGCGCtaattttctcttcaaGAATAATACCGGTCTCTCTATCTTGCACAAGAATATTTGCATTATTGGAACCCAATGCATATTTCCCATACGTCAGTTTGATGAGAATCTTGGAGTACCACCTTTTAGAGGCAAAATCCGAAGAAACATAGGAAGGTTTCAATAACTTGTACTTTCGTTCATACGAGCAAACTGCAAAATGAGTGATTAAATCATTCTCCACAACCAATTTAGACTTCATGGTATTTCTGGTTGGTTTACAGGATTTAGCGCAACATGGACATTTCCAAACGTTTTTAAACCCTGAAGATTGATTCCATTTCTGTAAATATTCTATCAGTTCATCCTTTGTGATACATTCGCCGCTCCAAGgtgatcttttgaaatgtttAAAGAAATCACATACCTCCTCAGTAGTGAAAGACCCAATCCTATCTAAATAGAAAGACAATTGAGCAATGTCGAACTTCTCTAATCCAGTCCCCATGTTAACGGCATTTTTCCAGAAGAATTCCTTTAAGCGAGCGTAAGGTAAGAActtcatctttaccaaAAGCTTTGGAGACCGATCATTCAGATTAGCCTTCATAGTTTGAAGTGGCAATTCGAGCGGTACCCAGTCCCCATCTGGACCACGTTGGGAATCCATCATTTCTGACCAGGAAAGATGACAGCGGGCTACTTTATCGTTATATGAAAATGCATCTTTATCCATTACGTTGAAATGGAATCCAAAGTGGGTCTCGTTTGGAAACACTTCAAATGCAGCACATTCGTTAAAGATGGGATTCAAAGTGTGCTTCCTCCATGATGTCTTGAACACTCTTCTACCAAATACTGCAATCACAAAGGGGTCCATATCGTATTTCCTTCTCGAAACTTTTGTCTTGGAACAGGGTAAATCCTTTATACTTTGAATCTCCATAAATACTATACCAGCGGCAtgttgtttctttgaaagcTTGTAATTGGCCCAGTTAGACAAGTAAATCTGCTTAAACTTACGATtatgatttcttttctttctcaaatttGTAAGACGGTTTCCCGATTTCTTAACCGTAATATCAGCCgtattatcatcttcatcttcgcTATATTCATCAATGGTGTCAgacaattcttctggttCGTCCTCGAAAGCATCGTCCGGCGTGGAATCCTTTGTTTCATTACTTCCGCCACctgcaccaccaccaccaaatccTAGTGTGCTCATTGAAGGTGGCACAGATGCCTCTTCAGGTCGAACGACTTCGTACTCATCTAATGCCGAAACCATTGATGAAAGGCCCACACTATCAGCATCAAAAGCCACATCATCACTATCATGAGACTGGAGTGCCGCCAAAAGTTCATAATCGGAGTCAAAATCACCTACACCATCCTCATCCGAATAATCTACGTAAGAATCAAACccatcatcctcatcatccACGTACTTTGGCCCTGGATATTTTTCCAGATCAGAAGCAGATCCACTGGCTTGTTTATTGCTGATACCACCGATAGCGTtgttggattttttcaGAGTCTTTTGATACCTGAGATCAGCCGATAAACTGTTCTTCCACTGATTGTATGCTTGACCCAAATTATCCTGTTTCTGCAAAGTCACCAGATGAAATCCCAATTCCACTTGGCCACAAGATTCATCGATCTTACCACTCGTATGCCTTCTCCTGTCATAAATTTTGTACCAAGTAGGCGGTATGACAAATTCTGCTTGTGCAGATTCATCAtggtttttgaaaagatctaaCACCGATAACTTAGCCTCTCCAACGTAAAGATATTTCCTTTGTCTAGGGAGTTTTACATCGTTAGTACTACTGGTGCTGTATTCTTGACTGCTACTAACACCAGCAGAGCTACCACGACCGGATACACCACTCAATCGGCTTTCACCCTTTACCGCCTCCCGAGAGCTATAGTCACCACCGCCAACATCTTGAGTCAATGCACTACTAGGCGGCAGTTCATCATATATGATAATGCGAACCCATTCAGACGTGGGCTTCGTTGGTAGTTTAATCTTTAACTCTTGGTTCCATTTAGTACCACGATACTTCAATTTACCAGTTCTCATACTGTTAAAGGTATTCGTAGTCACTAGACATACGGGATGACATTCGAAATCTCTGAAGAGATCAACCTCCTTGACCTGTATCACATTAACCTTTAGAGCCAACCTAGGTTTAGTGtataatttcttctttctcccCTTTATAAATACCATATTACTGCCAGAATTATTACtaaaattattgaaatGTTGTGTTGATTAATCAAAGTATAATGTTAGCCTAAAGGGAGGTTAGGCCCAAAAGAAGCTAGAGCAGCCTGGAATATGTTCAAATATCTTGCTGGTTCTTCgtcaagaagaaatgagGTTTCGTAACGATCCTTTaagaatttcttcttctgatgCAGTTCATAACGTGAAATATAGTTAAACAAGTGATAAACATTGGatgccaagaaaaaaataagcACTATGGGGacaaaatgaaagaaaGTAAGAAATAGCGATGAGGCTGGCTCATGAATCCTAGGACTTGATGCACTCATGCCTAATGATGCTTACTCATATTGTGAGGTATTTGATACCGTAGAGAACTTTAAGATCTGTGCACGATTGAAGTTTCTAGAACGTGTCGATTCAGGTTCATCGGCTTCTGTAACATGAATTATGAGGGCAGACACCATAAGAAGTATTTAAAACTAATTGATCTGTGATGCTGACATGATTCGTGATAATAAGGATACATAGCCTTGCATTTCTTGCCACACTTTCCTATTGAATCGAAAGTATGTGAGAAAGAAGTACTCTCGCTTGGAAAGGCCATTAACAAGAGACTGAAGGTACAGAGTCAATGAAATACATGACGTTGGTGATCTGAGAATCGAGGATTGTATCAGAATGTTAAGTCCGTCACATTTCTGCTACCACAGCCTTAACTTTGTGCTTTAAGGTATTATCATTTAtgtcatcattatcatcataACCATCATCGATCGAAGTGAAAAAGTACGTGCTCTCAAGTATACATAACAATAACCTAAATAAAAGACAAGAATCCCATATCTCTCACCGCAATGACTAAACTACAGGCTGTTGAATATGCTGTTATCAAGATACCTGACATTTTACCTCTACAAGAATCAGAAGTAAGGGCATTGTGTGACCAACTTCTTACGTCTTCAAATGGAAATCCAGATAGAATAGCAGAAGGCTTCCTGGATATACTGGGACACAGTGATCTTTCATTTGATTTCGTTATTGGGTTTAATAATCTCTTATCAGCAGAGGAGCAGAAACCAGCAGTAGAATCACAACCCAAGATTCCACCTCCcaaagaatcaaagaaaccCGTTTACAGAGAGAGAAGTACACCTTCACTGCCGTCAGAACACCTGTCCAAAAAGAATAACAGTAGCAATAGCAAGAGCAGTAACAGTAACagtaacaataataataccaatTCTCAGGACAAGAAAAatcaaaaggaaaaaaagaatcaaaaagGACAATTACTACgagaaattgaacaagTCTCTAAATTTCTAGAGCAGGAGCCAAACCCTAACGACGTACAAAAATTTGCATGTAATTGCCAAGGAAGTCGCCACCCTCTTTTTGAAGCAGCTCCTAATTGTCTATCTTGCGGTAAAATTATCTGCATTCGTGAAGGGCTCCATTTGTCAGGTTGTTCACACTGTGGTCAAGATTTCATTTCACTAGAAGAAAGGttcaagattttacaacttttgaaacaagagaaagaagaactAGAAAATGGTTCTGCTAGACCGCCTGAACCTACTGAAAAGCAACGTGCTGGCAAGAACAAAGCCGGTAAATCTTACAAAATTTCTACTGGTATAGGTACCAACCTTTTCACCGAACAAGATAAACTATTTGACCTTTTAGAAAGACAGAAAGAGAGGGAGAAGAGACGTGAAAAAGTATTGAGAActaaagaagatgaacaaaaGCAAGAGgaacaaaataaaattgtgCAAGAACGAGAAGCTAGTCTGGACCCGGAGTTAGCGCAAGCACAGGACAGATTGGATAAATTATTATATTTCCAGGACACATCTGCGGAGCGTACCAAAATTATTGATAATGTAAGTGATTTCAGCATGGCTAATGATAGTAATCAATGGGGAAGTGCTCGTGAACGAGCACTAATGTTAAAGAAACAACAACGTAATTTGAGAAAATGGCAAAAGCtggaaaatgaaaggaATGGTCGTCGTGATAAATACGTTGTTAGTATGGATATTGGTCCCAATGGTAAAGTTACCATGAAGGAAGTACACAAAGACAGAGGAGGTGCCGTAGCTCACtcagatgaagaaataaGTGATGTCagtgatgaagaggatgcAAGAGATCTGAAGACCATACATGcattgaaagatgaaattgaatctgATAGAAGACAGAAAGGTTCCAAACTAGAAAGTAACACTTGGGATTATGAACGAGACAAGAAACAATTTAAAAGACCCGTTTATATTGGTAAAGATACAGAGGATGTTTCTAAATCAGCtaaacaacaacaagatcACGCTAGGAAACCCAGGGTACAAGCAGATGGAAGCGATGAGCATTTTTGGGATAAGCTTGTTTGAATATAAAGaataaataataatcatAAGTACACAGAACGCATTACCTTCGCTTAATTTCATTGAACGTCAAAAATGGGTAGGAATTGGCCCATAAGGAGCAAAGAAATGTTAAAAGCATCTCTTCGGGCGGTCAAACAACATGCACATTTCAAATAAGATCCATTGTTAAGCAATAAATTGCATTCAGTATAAACTGCCTGGTCTTTATTAAGAATTGTCCTTGTACTATCTTTGGGTCCAAATGCTAGATGCTCATGAAACAAATCGTAATAACTAACAACACTTTGATGATCCATAAATTCA
The genomic region above belongs to Zygosaccharomyces rouxii strain CBS732 chromosome F complete sequence and contains:
- the RQT4 gene encoding Rqt4p (weakly similar to uniprot|P36119 Saccharomyces cerevisiae YKR023W Hypothetical ORF), with the translated sequence MTKLQAVEYAVIKIPDILPLQESEVRALCDQLLTSSNGNPDRIAEGFLDILGHSDLSFDFVIGFNNLLSAEEQKPAVESQPKIPPPKESKKPVYRERSTPSLPSEHLSKKNNSSNSKSSNSNSNNNNTNSQDKKNQKEKKNQKGQLLREIEQVSKFLEQEPNPNDVQKFACNCQGSRHPLFEAAPNCLSCGKIICIREGLHLSGCSHCGQDFISLEERFKILQLLKQEKEELENGSARPPEPTEKQRAGKNKAGKSYKISTGIGTNLFTEQDKLFDLLERQKEREKRREKVLRTKEDEQKQEEQNKIVQEREASLDPELAQAQDRLDKLLYFQDTSAERTKIIDNVSDFSMANDSNQWGSARERALMLKKQQRNLRKWQKLENERNGRRDKYVVSMDIGPNGKVTMKEVHKDRGGAVAHSDEEISDVSDEEDARDLKTIHALKDEIESDRRQKGSKLESNTWDYERDKKQFKRPVYIGKDTEDVSKSAKQQQDHARKPRVQADGSDEHFWDKLV
- the PSD2 gene encoding phosphatidylserine decarboxylase 2 (similar to uniprot|P53037 Saccharomyces cerevisiae YGR170W PSD2 Phosphatidylserine decarboxylase of the Golgi and vacuolar membranes converts phosphatidylserine to phosphatidylethanolamine) — protein: MVFIKGRKKKLYTKPRLALKVNVIQVKEVDLFRDFECHPVCLVTTNTFNSMRTGKLKYRGTKWNQELKIKLPTKPTSEWVRIIIYDELPPSSALTQDVGGGDYSSREAVKGESRLSGVSGRGSSAGVSSSQEYSTSSTNDVKLPRQRKYLYVGEAKLSVLDLFKNHDESAQAEFVIPPTWYKIYDRRRHTSGKIDESCGQVELGFHLVTLQKQDNLGQAYNQWKNSLSADLRYQKTLKKSNNAIGGISNKQASGSASDLEKYPGPKYVDDEDDGFDSYVDYSDEDGVGDFDSDYELLAALQSHDSDDVAFDADSVGLSSMVSALDEYEVVRPEEASVPPSMSTLGFGGGGAGGGSNETKDSTPDDAFEDEPEELSDTIDEYSEDEDDNTADITVKKSGNRLTNLRKKRNHNRKFKQIYLSNWANYKLSKKQHAAGIVFMEIQSIKDLPCSKTKVSRRKYDMDPFVIAVFGRRVFKTSWRKHTLNPIFNECAAFEVFPNETHFGFHFNVMDKDAFSYNDKVARCHLSWSEMMDSQRGPDGDWVPLELPLQTMKANLNDRSPKLLVKMKFLPYARLKEFFWKNAVNMGTGLEKFDIAQLSFYLDRIGSFTTEEVCDFFKHFKRSPWSGECITKDELIEYLQKWNQSSGFKNVWKCPCCAKSCKPTRNTMKSKLVVENDLITHFAVCSYERKYKLLKPSYVSSDFASKRWYSKILIKLTYGKYALGSNNANILVQDRETGIILEEKISAHVKLGMRIIYNGKGKQSKNFRQLLKTLSIRQGKKFDDPSSVKQIESFIKYHSLNMSECENANYKTFNEFFYRKLKPGTRIPEGDTSKIFVSSADSRCTVFSSVHQSKEIWIKGSNFTIPRLTGGYAPELFNDRACSLAVFRLAPQDYHRFHSPCSGTIGRPIYINGEYYTVNPMAVRSSLDVFCENVRVIIPIESPEFGTLLCIPIGAMMVGSIVLTCKEGDTIARGQELGYFKFGGSTVIVVIPSDKILFDSDLSKNSVDGIETLVKVGMSVGHTPDISEYKRERVKLEDPEQIESVKRKISIKHENADILGRLSWQYRALENFVTKQYGKPEIVSEEVGGNHTNEGYLVENSSSSTFPSSG